The following proteins are encoded in a genomic region of Methanomicrobiales archaeon HGW-Methanomicrobiales-1:
- a CDS encoding SAM-dependent methyltransferase, with protein MDIPRIFTITESAHRIHNPLTPENLATLGAALRLKPGARVLDLGSGSGEMLCTWARDYGISGVGIDMSQLFTEQAKLRAEELGVADRVGFIHGDAAGYVANEKVDVAACLGATWIGGGVAGTIGLLAKSLRPGGIILIGEPYWARLPPTEDVAKGCDANSISDFLMLPELLASFSDLDYDVVEMVLADQKGWDRYEAAKWLTMRRWLEANPDDDFVKEVRAKLTLEPKRYAAYTREYLGWGVFALMAR; from the coding sequence TTGGACATCCCACGTATCTTCACCATCACCGAAAGTGCTCACCGTATCCATAACCCGTTAACACCAGAAAATCTCGCCACTCTTGGCGCAGCGTTGCGCCTGAAACCGGGGGCTCGTGTGCTCGACCTCGGCAGCGGTTCGGGCGAGATGCTGTGCACCTGGGCACGCGATTACGGAATCAGCGGCGTCGGCATCGACATGAGCCAGTTGTTCACCGAGCAGGCGAAACTCCGGGCTGAAGAACTCGGAGTTGCCGACCGGGTCGGGTTCATCCACGGCGACGCTGCCGGCTACGTTGCCAACGAAAAGGTCGATGTGGCAGCCTGTCTCGGTGCCACGTGGATCGGTGGGGGAGTCGCCGGCACCATCGGGCTTCTGGCAAAGAGTCTCCGCCCCGGAGGAATCATCCTCATCGGAGAGCCCTACTGGGCGCGGTTACCCCCGACAGAAGACGTTGCCAAGGGATGCGATGCCAATTCTATCTCCGACTTTCTCATGCTCCCGGAACTTCTCGCGTCTTTTAGCGACCTCGACTACGATGTTGTAGAAATGGTTCTGGCTGACCAAAAAGGCTGGGACAGGTACGAAGCGGCCAAGTGGCTCACCATGCGCCGATGGCTCGAAGCAAATCCCGATGACGACTTCGTAAAAGAGGTCAGGGCCAAACTGACTTTGGAACCAAAACGCTACGCCGCGTACACGCGTGAATATCTTGGATGGGGTGTGTTCGCGCTGATGGCGCGGTGA